From a single Calothrix sp. NIES-2098 genomic region:
- a CDS encoding pentapeptide repeat-containing serine/threonine kinase, with the protein MSYCLNPTCPHPENLAHSHQCQSCGSQLLLSDRYQVVKPLGQGGFGATFLANDLGLPGEPSCVIKQLRPSVTAPHVLQMARELFEREAKTLGKIGNHPQLPRLLDYFEDQQQFYLVQEYISGATLQQEVQRNGNFTEAGVKQFLSEILPLLQYIHEQKVIHRDIKPANLIRRTQDARMVLIDFGAVKNQVAQVIPGQSEPTALTAYAIGTPGFAPPEQMAMRPVYASDIYALGVTCIYLLTGKTPKDLEYNPSTGEMIWEPLVQVSDHLTSVLRKMLEVSVRNRYKSAQEVLRGLEMEPYLDSLAKGLLVKGDGGVKDPTNAIANSAVLSDGSAVNSTNTGVAQVAAAIRARRAKTTESVGLHQGGMRPKVLMTKPAILESNNSNGSQNQNSKVVRKLNTQGLLTAYLKGRRDFALYNLSMLNLQGTDLSGANFHSAQLQKTNFQGADLHDSDFGRASLTEANLRDANLSKAYFSNADLEGADLRGADLSHAYLSNANLRGANLCGAILTGAKITEEQLLLAKTNWMTVRPNGKRGLL; encoded by the coding sequence ATGAGCTATTGCTTAAATCCTACCTGTCCCCATCCAGAAAATTTGGCACATAGCCACCAGTGCCAGTCGTGTGGCTCGCAACTCCTTTTGAGCGATCGCTATCAAGTGGTCAAACCATTAGGTCAAGGTGGCTTTGGTGCAACCTTCTTAGCAAACGATCTAGGTTTACCCGGAGAGCCAAGCTGTGTGATTAAGCAGTTGCGTCCCTCAGTAACTGCACCACACGTTTTACAGATGGCGCGAGAACTATTTGAGCGAGAAGCCAAAACTCTAGGTAAGATTGGCAATCATCCTCAATTGCCAAGACTGCTGGACTACTTTGAAGATCAACAGCAATTTTACTTAGTTCAAGAATATATCAGCGGTGCTACTCTGCAACAAGAAGTTCAACGTAATGGTAACTTTACGGAAGCTGGAGTCAAACAGTTCTTAAGTGAAATCTTGCCATTGCTGCAATATATCCACGAGCAAAAGGTAATTCACCGCGATATCAAACCAGCTAACTTGATTCGCCGCACTCAAGATGCGCGAATGGTGCTGATCGACTTTGGTGCAGTCAAAAACCAAGTCGCCCAGGTAATACCCGGTCAATCTGAGCCAACAGCATTAACTGCATATGCAATTGGGACTCCTGGTTTTGCACCTCCAGAGCAAATGGCAATGCGTCCAGTTTACGCGAGTGATATCTACGCACTAGGAGTTACTTGTATTTATCTGTTGACTGGTAAGACTCCTAAAGATTTAGAATACAATCCCTCAACAGGTGAAATGATTTGGGAACCACTTGTACAAGTGAGCGATCACTTAACGAGCGTGCTGCGGAAAATGTTAGAAGTTTCAGTACGCAACCGTTACAAGTCAGCCCAAGAAGTGCTTCGGGGGCTAGAAATGGAACCTTACCTCGATAGTTTGGCTAAGGGGCTGCTGGTAAAGGGTGATGGGGGGGTTAAAGACCCAACAAACGCGATCGCTAATTCTGCTGTTTTGTCTGATGGTTCGGCTGTTAATTCTACTAATACAGGAGTAGCACAGGTAGCAGCAGCAATTCGAGCTAGGCGAGCTAAGACAACTGAAAGTGTGGGATTGCATCAAGGAGGAATGCGCCCCAAGGTTTTGATGACAAAACCAGCAATTTTGGAGAGCAATAATAGTAATGGCTCACAAAATCAGAATTCTAAAGTTGTACGTAAATTAAATACCCAAGGTTTACTAACTGCTTACCTCAAAGGCAGACGAGATTTTGCCCTATATAATTTGAGTATGTTAAACCTGCAAGGCACAGATTTATCAGGAGCAAATTTCCATTCTGCGCAATTGCAAAAAACTAACTTTCAAGGAGCCGATCTCCACGACAGCGACTTTGGCAGAGCTAGCCTGACTGAAGCTAATCTTAGGGATGCTAACCTGAGTAAGGCTTACTTTAGTAATGCCGATCTAGAAGGAGCAGATCTGAGAGGTGCTGACCTCAGCCATGCTTATCTCAGCAATGCTAATCTTAGAGGAGCTAATCTTTGTGGAGCGATTCTCACTGGTGCCAAAATTACCGAAGAGCAATTGTTACTAGCAAAGACGAATTGGATGACAGTGCGCCCTAATGGTAAAAGAGGCTTGTTGTAA
- a CDS encoding glutamate-1-semialdehyde aminotransferase encodes MVNTTIKTTKSQEIFAAAQNLMPGGVSSPVRAFKSVGGQPIVFDRVKGAYIWDVDGNQYIDYVGTWGPAICGHAHPEVIGALHEALEKGTSFGAPSVLENVLAEMVIDAVPSIEMVRFVNSGTEACMAVLRLMRAFTNRDKIIKFEGCYHGHADMFLVKAGSGVATLGLPDSPGVPKSATSNTLTAPFNDLEAVKALFEENRDEIAGVILEPVVGNAGFITPDAGFLEGLRELTHEHGALLVFDEVMTGFRIAYGGAQEKFGVTPDLTTLGKVIGGGLPVGAYGGRRDIMSMVAPAGPVYQAGTLSGNPLAMTAGIKTLELLQKPGTYEYLEKITQKLADGLLQIAQETGHAACGGHISAMFGLFFTAGPVHNYEDAKNSDTAKFGRFHRGMLERGIYLAPSQFEAGFTSCAHTEEDIDRTLAVARDVLSSL; translated from the coding sequence TTGGTAAATACGACGATTAAAACGACAAAATCACAAGAGATCTTCGCTGCTGCCCAAAATCTCATGCCAGGAGGCGTAAGTTCTCCAGTTCGCGCATTCAAATCAGTAGGGGGACAACCAATTGTTTTCGATCGCGTTAAAGGCGCATACATTTGGGATGTCGATGGCAACCAATACATTGACTATGTAGGTACTTGGGGCCCTGCCATTTGCGGTCACGCCCATCCAGAAGTGATTGGGGCTCTCCATGAAGCCTTGGAAAAAGGTACTAGCTTTGGTGCGCCTTCTGTACTAGAAAATGTCTTAGCAGAAATGGTCATTGATGCTGTTCCTAGCATTGAAATGGTCAGATTTGTAAATTCTGGTACAGAAGCTTGTATGGCTGTGTTGCGGCTGATGCGGGCTTTTACAAACAGAGACAAAATCATCAAATTTGAAGGCTGCTACCACGGTCATGCTGATATGTTCTTGGTGAAGGCTGGATCTGGTGTTGCGACCCTCGGCTTACCAGACTCGCCAGGAGTACCAAAATCGGCAACTAGCAATACTCTCACTGCGCCTTTCAATGACTTGGAAGCTGTCAAAGCCTTATTTGAGGAAAACCGCGATGAGATTGCTGGTGTAATTTTAGAGCCTGTTGTAGGCAATGCTGGGTTTATTACTCCCGATGCTGGTTTCCTTGAAGGGTTAAGAGAACTTACTCACGAACATGGAGCGTTATTAGTCTTTGACGAAGTGATGACAGGCTTCCGTATAGCCTATGGTGGCGCTCAAGAGAAATTTGGCGTTACTCCCGATTTGACCACCTTGGGTAAAGTGATTGGTGGCGGTTTACCAGTAGGAGCCTATGGCGGCCGTCGGGATATCATGTCAATGGTGGCACCAGCTGGCCCTGTGTATCAAGCAGGAACTCTTTCGGGTAATCCTTTAGCAATGACGGCGGGAATTAAAACCCTAGAATTGTTGCAAAAACCAGGCACTTACGAGTACTTGGAAAAAATTACTCAAAAGCTAGCGGATGGCTTACTGCAAATTGCTCAAGAAACCGGTCACGCAGCTTGTGGTGGTCATATTAGCGCCATGTTTGGTTTATTTTTTACTGCTGGCCCAGTCCATAACTACGAGGATGCAAAAAACTCCGATACTGCAAAATTCGGACGCTTCCATCGCGGTATGCTAGAGCGCGGTATTTACCTAGCACCTTCTCAGTTTGAAGCTGGATTTACTTCTTGCGCTCACACTGAAGAGGATATCGATCGGACTTTAGCTGTAGCACGGGATGTGCTGTCTAGCTTGTAA
- a CDS encoding S-layer region-like protein translates to MKVNLLAYAGGLSFLYFIAGLSPVQAKSDSAETVDNIKTLNSAAQAAEFKSNFAHSSFSQPTKLISNSGRKPLDARTANQVNSSPQLLASDAIEQVTSVSQLSDVQPTDWAFAALQSLVERYGCIAGYPNSTYRGNRALTRYEFAAGLNACLNRINELIATATSDLVTKEDLNTLQKLQEQFSAELSTLRGRVDALESRTAELEAHQFSTTTKLNGEAIISAIGATGGAPGRNDPNIILTNRVRLNLNTSFTGKDLLITGLQAHNFLGGVDGSGSLQESLGLASPVLSASSARTSFEPQFPGVDPKNLSNVGANSLQLYKLLYIFPVADKLTLFAGTAAEVSDAFPAITPFYGEGQEAISRFAGLNPVLRVSGGTSGSGLASAAGFIYSFSPQLDLRALYGSVNANLPSKAGDILPGVSNTPLGAGVFSGSSVVAAQLTFRPSSSLDIGLNYANSYHEINILGTGLTSSDIGALGGVALGTPVKLNSFGGTVTWRFSPKIALSGYGAALFVDDSSRDVDAGTTFTSWMVGVHFNDLFRPGNNAGIIFGQPLYRTDASGAAQLAPAGVNRAVPYHLEAYYRFRVNDNISITPGAFVLFNPEGDSRNETTTVGVLRTTFTF, encoded by the coding sequence ATGAAAGTAAATCTACTAGCTTATGCTGGTGGGCTAAGTTTTTTATATTTTATTGCTGGATTATCGCCAGTACAAGCAAAATCTGATTCAGCAGAGACTGTAGATAATATCAAAACTTTAAATTCTGCTGCTCAGGCAGCAGAATTTAAAAGCAATTTTGCCCATAGCAGCTTTTCTCAGCCTACGAAACTAATAAGTAATTCTGGGAGAAAACCACTAGATGCACGTACTGCAAATCAAGTAAATTCTTCACCCCAGCTATTAGCATCTGATGCTATAGAACAGGTCACATCTGTATCGCAACTTTCCGATGTACAACCTACAGACTGGGCTTTTGCTGCCTTACAATCTCTGGTTGAACGCTATGGTTGTATTGCTGGGTATCCCAACAGCACCTATCGAGGGAACCGCGCTCTGACTCGTTATGAATTTGCCGCTGGTTTAAATGCTTGTCTCAATAGAATTAACGAGCTAATTGCTACTGCAACCAGCGATTTAGTTACCAAAGAAGATTTAAATACCTTACAAAAACTGCAAGAACAATTTTCTGCCGAACTAAGTACATTGAGAGGTAGAGTAGATGCTTTGGAAAGTCGCACGGCTGAATTAGAAGCACATCAGTTTTCTACAACTACCAAGCTGAATGGTGAAGCAATTATCTCAGCCATTGGTGCTACAGGTGGTGCGCCGGGTCGAAACGATCCTAATATTATTCTGACAAACCGAGTGCGATTAAACCTCAACACTAGCTTTACAGGTAAAGACTTACTCATCACTGGGTTGCAAGCTCATAACTTTTTAGGTGGTGTAGATGGCAGTGGTAGCTTGCAAGAGTCTCTGGGGTTAGCATCACCCGTACTCAGTGCTAGCAGCGCGCGGACTAGTTTTGAACCACAATTTCCAGGCGTCGATCCGAAGAATTTATCCAATGTTGGCGCAAACTCTCTTCAGCTTTACAAATTGCTTTATATCTTTCCCGTCGCTGATAAATTGACTTTATTTGCGGGGACTGCTGCTGAAGTTTCCGATGCTTTTCCCGCCATCACTCCTTTTTATGGTGAAGGACAAGAGGCAATTTCTCGCTTTGCTGGCTTGAACCCTGTATTACGTGTATCTGGCGGTACTTCCGGTTCTGGTTTAGCATCTGCGGCTGGCTTTATTTATAGTTTTTCTCCGCAACTAGATCTTAGAGCTTTGTATGGTAGTGTTAATGCCAATCTTCCCAGTAAAGCAGGCGACATTCTTCCAGGCGTTTCAAATACCCCCTTGGGAGCAGGGGTGTTTAGCGGTAGTAGTGTAGTTGCAGCTCAGTTGACTTTTAGACCCAGCAGTTCGTTAGATATTGGTCTGAACTATGCTAACAGCTATCATGAAATCAACATTTTGGGCACTGGATTAACAAGTAGTGATATTGGTGCTTTAGGAGGAGTAGCTTTAGGCACACCTGTAAAACTTAACTCCTTTGGTGGGACTGTCACCTGGCGCTTTTCTCCCAAGATTGCATTATCTGGCTATGGTGCAGCGCTGTTTGTTGATGATTCTTCGCGAGATGTTGATGCTGGTACAACCTTTACTAGTTGGATGGTAGGCGTTCATTTTAACGATCTATTCAGGCCTGGAAACAATGCCGGTATTATCTTTGGACAACCACTCTATCGTACTGATGCTAGTGGTGCAGCCCAATTAGCACCTGCGGGTGTGAATAGAGCAGTTCCTTACCATTTAGAGGCTTACTACCGCTTTCGGGTAAATGACAATATTAGTATTACCCCTGGTGCATTTGTTTTGTTTAATCCTGAAGGCGACAGCAGAAATGAAACAACAACGGTAGGGGTGCTGCGTACTACTTTCACTTTCTAG
- a CDS encoding ChaB family protein — MLYKSNQELPLEIRTRFSEAYQDLYRAAFNSAVHWYGEATKAHQVALSAVKMQSAMDKNAFV, encoded by the coding sequence ATGTTATATAAGTCCAATCAAGAATTGCCTTTAGAGATTCGGACTCGATTTTCGGAAGCATACCAAGATCTTTACCGGGCGGCTTTTAACTCAGCAGTTCATTGGTATGGTGAAGCAACAAAGGCTCATCAAGTAGCTTTAAGTGCTGTGAAGATGCAGTCTGCTATGGATAAAAATGCTTTTGTTTAA
- a CDS encoding phosphoribosyl-AMP cyclohydrolase, translating to MPSTEPHSLHHAIPIDKIRYDERGLVPAIVQDYLDGTVLMMAWMNRESLQKTLETGETWFWSRSRQELWHKGATSSHIQKVQSIRYDCDSDALLIGIEQVGDIACHTGERSCFHQVDGQIVPPPGDTLSQLFQVICDRRDRPTENSYTCQLFAGGDNKILKKLGEETAEVVMAFKDDDADAIAGEVADLLYHTLVALAHHQTDLKAVYRKLQQRRR from the coding sequence ATGCCTTCCACAGAACCTCATTCACTCCACCACGCCATTCCTATTGATAAAATTCGCTATGATGAACGAGGTCTAGTGCCAGCGATCGTCCAAGATTATCTTGATGGCACGGTCTTGATGATGGCGTGGATGAATCGGGAGTCTTTACAAAAAACTTTAGAAACTGGAGAAACTTGGTTTTGGAGTCGTTCCCGTCAGGAATTGTGGCATAAAGGAGCAACTTCTAGTCATATTCAGAAAGTGCAAAGTATTCGTTATGACTGTGATAGTGATGCGCTCCTGATCGGGATAGAGCAAGTAGGAGATATAGCTTGTCACACTGGTGAGCGTAGTTGCTTTCATCAAGTTGATGGACAAATAGTGCCGCCACCAGGAGATACACTTTCACAATTATTTCAGGTAATATGCGATCGCCGCGATCGCCCCACAGAAAATTCTTATACTTGTCAGTTATTTGCAGGCGGCGATAACAAAATTTTGAAAAAGCTGGGTGAAGAGACTGCTGAGGTCGTAATGGCGTTTAAGGATGATGATGCGGATGCCATTGCTGGGGAAGTTGCAGATTTGCTCTATCATACTCTCGTCGCTTTAGCTCATCATCAAACCGATCTCAAGGCTGTTTATCGTAAGTTACAACAACGTCGGCGATAG